A segment of the Bacteroidota bacterium genome:
ATCTTTTACATGGGCATCAACATCGGTGCATTTGTTTGCAATTTCATTGCAGCTTTTATGCGTCATAATTTCGGTTGGGGCTTTGCTTTTATTTCAGCGGGCATTGGTATGTTCATTGGCGTCATTATTTTTTGGTTAGGAAGCAAACATTATGCGCATGCCGATGTTCGTAAAGAACCTAAACCGGAAGACAAACCTTTATTAATGCGCTTCGCGATGTTATTAGGTGTTGCGTTAGTATTAGGAATCATCGGATGGATTATTCCTGGCAATATAATGGGAAGCGACAGTACGGATGCCTTCTTCTTCGGATGTATACCGGTAATTATATTTTATTCCGGAATTTACAAGCAGGCCACTGCCGAGGAAAAGGTTCCTCTTGGCACCATGTTTACCATTTTCGTGATTGTTATTTTATTCTGGACTGTATTCAAGCAAAACGGTACAGCCCTTACCACCTACGCCGAGCATTATACCGATCGCGAAATGCCTACTTACATGGTTGGAGTATCTGATAAACTCCACATGATTGAGAAAAAGAAAGCGGCGAACGATAGCGTATATCAATTGGATGAACAGTTCAGAAAAATTAAAGATGAAAATGGCAAAGCACAATTGTGTTATGATTATCCAACCTATTTTAAAAACCTTCCTCCCGAAAATTATCCTAAAGAAGGAGAATCCCTGAACTTAATCTCAACTGAATTATTCCAATCCATTAACCCGTTCTTTGTTGTGGCATTAACTCCACTCGTTGTTGCCTTCTTTGTTTATTTACGTAAACGCGGTAAGGAACCAACTACTGCAACAAAAATCGCCTACGGTTTATTGATCAGTGCGCTTTCTACTTTAGTAATGGTTTTTGCAGTGTACCAAAGTGATAATGGTATGCATAAAGCCAGTGCCTGGTGGCTCATTGCCAGTTACGGCGTCATTACTATAGGAGAATTGTGTTTAAGTCCGATGGGATTATCCATGGTGTCAAAACTTTCTCCGCCTCGCTTTACTGCTTTAATGATGGGAGGATGGAGTTTAGCAACATCTATTGGAAATAAATTAAGTGGTGTGATGGGAAAGAATTGGGATAAGTTTGATAACAAAGCCAATTATTTCTATTTGAATTTTTTCTTATTAATGTTCGCCACAATAATATTATTTGTGTTATTGAAACGATTAAATAAAGCTTTTAAAGAAAACTAAAATGCTCCTCAGTTCGATAGTTGCTACAGGCTTAAATAACGAAATTGGCAAAGACAATAAACTGCTTTGGCACTTACCGGCAGATTTAAAGTTTTTCAAATCCACAACCATGGGTAGTCCGATTATTATGGGTCGTAAAACGTTTGAATCTATTGGCCGTGTTTTACCCGGACGAAAAAACATTATCATTTCGCGTAATACGGAATTAAAAATTGAAGGAGCTGAAGTGTATGCCTCCTTTGAAGAAATGATAAAAAACTGCGATGTTGAAAAAGCTTTTATCATTGGCGGTGCCGAAATTTACAAACTCAGTATGCCCTTCGTAAACGAAATTTACCGCACCCTGGTAAAATCAAACTTCGAAGCAGATACTTTTTTTCCGGAGATAAAATCGAATGAATTTGAATTGGTATGGGAAGAAGAACATTTCAAAGATGAGAAAAACAATTTCGATTACACCTACCAGAAATTTGTAAGACGGTAATTATCCTTTAAAAAACAAAGACAACTGAAATAAAATCTGCGCATTCTTCGGGACAAAAATAAGCCACTAATTTCACGAATGAACACAAATATTTTTTTCAGCACTCAAGTTTCAGAATAAACATATGCTCTGCGTCTTTGCGCCTCTGCGTGAAACAAAATTCAGCACGGAGAAACGCTCAGAGAAAAATAAGCCACCAAAACACAAAAGCACAAAACTGCACGGAAAACCTGGTGCACTTTGGTCATTTGGAGATTTAGTCGCGAATAAACTATGGAGAGAGTATTTCATTATGAAGCAACAGAAAACTTAAAGAAAAAAATCTGCGCCTATCCGCGGAATCTTCGGGACAAAAATAAGCCACTAATTTCACGAAAGAACACAAATATTTTTTTTTAACACTTAAGTTTCAGAATAAACATATGCTCTGCGTCTTTGCGCCTCTGCGTGAAACAAAATTCAGCACGGAGAAACGCTCAGAGAAAAATAAGCCACCAAAACACAAAAGCACAAAACTGCACAGAAAATCTGGTGCACTTTGGTCATTTGGAGATTTAGTCGCGAATAAACTATGGAGAGAGTATTTCATTATGAAGCAACAGAAAACTTAAAGAAAAAAATCTGCGCCTATCCGCGGAATCTGCGGGAAATAATCAGAACTCGAATTTGTAGCCGATCCCCTTCACGGTTTTAATGTATTCTTCGCCCAGCTTCTCACGTAACTTACGAATATGAACATCGATGGTTCTGTCGCCTACCACAACATCATCACCCCAAACTGTATCTAATATAACTTCGCGTTTAAATACTTTTCCCGGCTTGCTGCTTAATAGTAACAACAGCGCAAATTCTTTACGGGGTAAATCAATCACATCACCATTCTTATAAACTCGGTGCTGCTCTGTATCTATTTTAATGGCGCCCAAATCAACTACAGTTGCAACAACCGGTGTGTCGTTTTTATAACGTCTTAACAACGCTTTCACTCTGCTAATAAAAACACGCGGCTTTATTGGCTTCGTAATGAAATCATCAGCGCCCACTTCAAATCCTGTGATTTGTGTATACTCTTCGTTGCGTGCGGTTAAAAATGTAATGATGGTATTTTTTAAGTCCGGAATCTCCTTTAATTGTCGGCATGTTTCAACACCATCCATTTCCGGCATCATAATATCCAATACAATTAGATGCGGCTTTTTCTCTTTGGCTATTGCCAATCCTTCTGCTCCATTGTTAGCAGTATAAACCGTGTAGCCTTCTTTTTTTAAATTATAGGAGAGGAAATCAAGAATATCCGGCTCATCATCTACTAATAAAATGGTATGATTAACCGAATCACTCATATTAAATTAAATCAAATAATGATTCTACACCCGGGTATCTATTTACCGTAAATCCTTCTGCATAACGTGCGCCAATGGCTCTGCCCCAAATTACATTCTTGGATTTAATTGCCTCCAAAAATTCGGGACCGGAAATTGGCGTAACCGGTTCTTTGGATTTTGGATTATAAAACTGTGAAGAGAAAGCCATGATAGCTTCCATTTTCTTATCCATAAAATCGGTAATATCAATAACGAAATCAGGGTGAATGAAATTATCCTGAATGTAATGATAAAGAGCTTTTGGTCGCCAGCAATCCTGCTTCTTTCCTTTGTAAGTGGTAGATACTTTTATTAGACCACTATAAAAACATGCATCCGCTACTAATTTGGCGGCACGTCCATGATCAGGATGACGGTCGCTGATTGCATTGCATAAAACGATTTCAGGTTT
Coding sequences within it:
- a CDS encoding peptide MFS transporter gives rise to the protein MSTATGKHPKGLPYLFFTEMWERFGYYLMIGIFVLYMTDLPGKGGLGLDNSDAADIFGTFIAFVYLTPFMGGLLADLKLGYRFSITLGGILMGVGYCMLAIPEKWAFYASLGTMIVGNGFFKPNISTLLGNLYNDPQYKANKDFGFNIFYMGINIGAFVCNFIAAFMRHNFGWGFAFISAGIGMFIGVIIFWLGSKHYAHADVRKEPKPEDKPLLMRFAMLLGVALVLGIIGWIIPGNIMGSDSTDAFFFGCIPVIIFYSGIYKQATAEEKVPLGTMFTIFVIVILFWTVFKQNGTALTTYAEHYTDREMPTYMVGVSDKLHMIEKKKAANDSVYQLDEQFRKIKDENGKAQLCYDYPTYFKNLPPENYPKEGESLNLISTELFQSINPFFVVALTPLVVAFFVYLRKRGKEPTTATKIAYGLLISALSTLVMVFAVYQSDNGMHKASAWWLIASYGVITIGELCLSPMGLSMVSKLSPPRFTALMMGGWSLATSIGNKLSGVMGKNWDKFDNKANYFYLNFFLLMFATIILFVLLKRLNKAFKEN
- a CDS encoding dihydrofolate reductase — encoded protein: MLLSSIVATGLNNEIGKDNKLLWHLPADLKFFKSTTMGSPIIMGRKTFESIGRVLPGRKNIIISRNTELKIEGAEVYASFEEMIKNCDVEKAFIIGGAEIYKLSMPFVNEIYRTLVKSNFEADTFFPEIKSNEFELVWEEEHFKDEKNNFDYTYQKFVRR
- the bshB1 gene encoding bacillithiol biosynthesis deacetylase BshB1, whose product is MKIDILAIGVHPDDVELSCSGTVLKHIAEGKKVGILDLTRGELGTRGNAQIRTKEAMKAAKLMGVSFRDQMNLSDGFFANDEKTQKKIIEKIRLYKPEIVLCNAISDRHPDHGRAAKLVADACFYSGLIKVSTTYKGKKQDCWRPKALYHYIQDNFIHPDFVIDITDFMDKKMEAIMAFSSQFYNPKSKEPVTPISGPEFLEAIKSKNVIWGRAIGARYAEGFTVNRYPGVESLFDLI
- a CDS encoding response regulator transcription factor is translated as MSDSVNHTILLVDDEPDILDFLSYNLKKEGYTVYTANNGAEGLAIAKEKKPHLIVLDIMMPEMDGVETCRQLKEIPDLKNTIITFLTARNEEYTQITGFEVGADDFITKPIKPRVFISRVKALLRRYKNDTPVVATVVDLGAIKIDTEQHRVYKNGDVIDLPRKEFALLLLLSSKPGKVFKREVILDTVWGDDVVVGDRTIDVHIRKLREKLGEEYIKTVKGIGYKFEF